A window of the Corallococcus exiguus genome harbors these coding sequences:
- a CDS encoding STM4014 family protein, whose translation MPSAAPPFLIIGNPGNRRVTLFQEALVRAGLPPAHVVAWETVARAPDTLLELPDTERIVRIDAAGEDAAVERAFLQRGFTDALGAGCDTVAPEQLDALPDEHGRVLCPRQHHLGFLRVLEDLSDRFAQRPRWRVLSSPRAIADLFDKRITSRRYASLGIPVPPFLDVAPGTTPEALRQALREASFREAFVKLSCGSSASCLAVYRPGLAQGSLLTSLHRGATGWFNSLKVRRVTDAREVDAVLSFLLREGSQVEEARPKARLGGDLFDCRVLTVRGEPVFTVVRQSRLPITNLHLGGYRGDLDAFHAAVPPAELEAAMESCRAVARAHDCLHVGIDLMFEDFFHGHRVLEANAFGDLLPGLTRDGLSVYDWEIREALR comes from the coding sequence ATGCCGTCCGCCGCGCCGCCGTTCCTGATCATCGGCAACCCCGGGAACCGGCGCGTCACGCTCTTCCAGGAGGCCCTGGTCCGCGCCGGGCTGCCTCCCGCGCACGTGGTGGCGTGGGAGACGGTGGCTCGCGCGCCCGATACCCTCCTGGAGCTCCCCGACACGGAGCGCATCGTCCGCATCGACGCGGCGGGGGAGGACGCGGCCGTGGAGCGCGCCTTCCTCCAGCGCGGCTTCACGGATGCGCTCGGCGCGGGCTGCGACACCGTGGCGCCCGAGCAACTGGATGCATTGCCGGATGAGCACGGCCGCGTGCTGTGCCCCCGGCAGCATCACCTGGGTTTCCTGCGCGTGCTGGAGGACTTGTCCGACAGGTTCGCGCAGCGTCCCCGATGGCGCGTGTTGTCCTCACCCCGCGCCATCGCGGACCTGTTCGACAAGCGCATCACGTCACGCCGGTACGCGAGCCTGGGCATCCCCGTGCCGCCGTTCCTGGACGTGGCTCCGGGCACGACACCGGAAGCCCTGCGCCAGGCGTTGCGAGAAGCGAGCTTCCGCGAGGCGTTCGTGAAGCTGTCCTGCGGTTCGTCCGCGTCGTGCCTCGCCGTGTACCGGCCTGGGCTGGCGCAAGGCTCGTTGCTCACCAGCCTGCACCGGGGCGCCACCGGCTGGTTCAACTCCCTCAAGGTGCGCCGTGTGACGGACGCTCGGGAGGTGGACGCGGTGCTGTCCTTCCTCCTGCGCGAAGGCTCACAGGTGGAGGAGGCCCGGCCCAAGGCCCGGCTGGGAGGGGACCTGTTCGACTGCCGCGTCCTCACCGTGCGCGGCGAGCCCGTCTTCACCGTCGTGCGCCAGAGCCGCCTGCCCATCACCAACCTGCACCTGGGCGGCTACCGGGGAGACCTGGACGCCTTCCACGCGGCGGTGCCACCCGCCGAACTGGAGGCCGCGATGGAGAGCTGCCGCGCCGTGGCCCGCGCGCACGACTGCCTCCACGTGGGCATCGACCTGATGTTCGAGGACTTCTTCCACGGCCACCGGGTGCTGGAGGCGAACGCCTTCGGGGACCTGCTCCCCGGCCTCACGCGCGACGGCCTGTCCGTCTACGACTGGGAGATCCGCGAAGCGCTGCGCTGA
- a CDS encoding STM4011 family radical SAM protein — protein sequence MKLTVLYRGPLSGCNYGCEYCPFGKWKQSEEELTKDRADLERFLQWVESRTQDTVSVFFTPWGEALIWPWYQQALARLTHLPHVERAAVQTNLSCRLDWLTDCRTEKLGIWATYHPEWMKRARFLAQCERLSEHGVRHSAGMVGFRRFADEAEALRRELPEDTYLWINAVKDGLDAYTSEDVERFTRIDPLFPINNTRHPSRGRACRGGESVLSVDGDGTAYRCHFIKEPLGNLYAPDFDAALKPRPCSKDTCGCHIGYVHLEYLELDRVFGSGLLERVPATRLWTGGAQRSASRISQS from the coding sequence ATGAAGCTCACCGTGCTCTACCGGGGCCCGCTGTCCGGCTGTAACTACGGCTGCGAGTACTGCCCCTTCGGCAAGTGGAAGCAGAGCGAGGAGGAGCTGACGAAGGACCGCGCGGACCTGGAGCGGTTCCTCCAGTGGGTGGAGTCGCGCACGCAGGACACCGTGTCCGTGTTCTTCACGCCGTGGGGCGAGGCGCTCATCTGGCCCTGGTATCAGCAGGCCCTGGCGCGGCTGACGCACCTGCCCCACGTGGAGCGCGCGGCGGTGCAGACGAACCTCTCCTGCCGGCTGGATTGGCTCACGGACTGCCGCACGGAGAAGCTGGGCATCTGGGCCACGTACCATCCGGAGTGGATGAAGCGTGCGCGCTTCCTCGCGCAGTGCGAGCGGCTGTCGGAGCACGGCGTGCGGCACAGCGCGGGCATGGTGGGCTTCCGGCGCTTCGCGGACGAAGCCGAGGCCCTGCGCCGCGAACTCCCCGAGGACACGTACCTGTGGATCAACGCGGTGAAGGACGGCCTGGACGCGTACACGTCCGAAGACGTGGAGCGCTTCACCCGAATCGACCCGCTCTTCCCCATCAACAACACCCGTCACCCCAGCCGGGGCCGGGCCTGCCGTGGCGGCGAGTCCGTGCTGTCCGTGGACGGTGACGGCACCGCGTACCGGTGCCACTTCATCAAGGAACCGCTGGGCAACCTCTACGCGCCGGACTTCGACGCGGCGTTGAAGCCGCGCCCGTGCTCGAAGGACACGTGCGGGTGTCACATCGGCTACGTGCACCTGGAGTACCTGGAGCTGGATCGCGTGTTCGGATCCGGGCTGCTGGAGCGCGTACCGGCGACGCGGCTGTGGACGGGCGGGGCTCAGCGCAGCGCTTCGCGGATCTCCCAGTCGTAG
- a CDS encoding STM4012 family radical SAM protein yields MTRLESMLEGTPYVAYLYGYPHKTAYRPLTPALPLEDVWAKERRDALFLYLHVPFCEMRCGFCNLFTAAGPKEDVVEAWLAALKREARRVKEALGPSTFARAAIGGGTPTLLDVAGLETVFDLAAELGVNPRDVPMSVEVSPETVDADKVALLKARGVDRVSMGVQSFLESEVAAVKRPQKTAQVEATLDLLRSAGFPTLNLDLIYGIEGQTVETFLHSLEAALRYAPEELYLYPLYVRPLTFLGKKSRAWDDLRLSLYRTGRDFLLSRGYTQVSMRMFRAAHAPAARGAVYRCQEDGMVGLGVGARSYTGAVHYSTEYAVASREVRGIIQAYSERDTASFGEVRYGFVLDAAEQRHRHLVLSLLAEGVDPGVYRQRFGTEAKADFPMLAELEAHGLARDVDGVFQLTPAGVERSDLIGPWLDSEAVRARMAEYAWR; encoded by the coding sequence ATGACGCGCCTGGAGTCGATGCTCGAAGGGACGCCGTACGTGGCGTACCTGTACGGCTACCCGCACAAGACGGCGTACCGCCCGCTCACGCCCGCGCTGCCGTTGGAGGACGTCTGGGCGAAGGAGCGGCGGGACGCGCTGTTCCTCTACCTGCACGTGCCCTTCTGCGAGATGCGCTGCGGGTTCTGCAACCTCTTCACCGCCGCGGGCCCGAAGGAGGACGTCGTCGAAGCGTGGCTCGCCGCGCTGAAGCGCGAGGCCCGCCGGGTGAAGGAGGCGTTGGGGCCGTCGACGTTCGCTCGGGCCGCCATTGGCGGTGGCACCCCCACCCTGCTGGACGTCGCGGGGCTGGAGACGGTGTTCGACCTGGCGGCGGAGCTGGGCGTGAACCCGCGCGACGTGCCCATGTCCGTGGAGGTGTCGCCGGAGACGGTGGACGCGGACAAGGTCGCGCTCTTGAAGGCCCGGGGCGTGGACCGGGTGAGCATGGGCGTGCAGAGCTTCCTGGAGTCGGAGGTCGCCGCGGTGAAGCGGCCGCAGAAGACGGCGCAGGTGGAGGCCACGTTGGATCTGCTGCGGAGCGCGGGCTTCCCCACGCTCAACCTGGACCTCATCTACGGCATCGAAGGCCAGACGGTGGAGACGTTCCTCCACTCGTTGGAGGCGGCGCTGCGGTACGCGCCGGAGGAGCTGTACCTCTACCCGCTCTACGTGCGGCCCCTCACGTTCCTGGGCAAGAAGTCGCGCGCGTGGGACGACCTGCGGCTGTCGCTCTACCGGACCGGCCGGGACTTCCTCCTGTCGCGCGGCTACACGCAGGTGTCCATGCGGATGTTCCGCGCGGCGCATGCTCCCGCGGCTCGCGGCGCGGTGTATCGCTGTCAGGAGGACGGCATGGTGGGCCTGGGCGTGGGGGCGCGCTCTTACACGGGCGCGGTCCACTACTCGACCGAGTACGCGGTGGCCTCGCGAGAGGTGCGCGGCATCATCCAGGCGTACAGCGAACGGGACACGGCCTCCTTCGGTGAGGTGCGCTACGGCTTCGTGCTGGACGCGGCCGAGCAGCGCCACCGGCACCTGGTGTTGTCGCTGCTGGCGGAGGGCGTGGACCCGGGTGTGTACCGCCAGCGCTTCGGTACGGAGGCGAAGGCGGACTTCCCGATGCTCGCGGAACTGGAGGCGCACGGGCTGGCGCGCGACGTGGACGGCGTGTTCCAGCTCACTCCCGCGGGCGTGGAGCGCTCCGACTTGATTGGTCCCTGGCTGGACTCCGAGGCCGTGCGCGCGCGCATGGCGGAGTACGCCTGGCGATGA
- a CDS encoding STM4013/SEN3800 family hydrolase — protein sequence MHDLNALVGTHDLLFLTLDTLRYDVAREELEAGRTPTLAALLPGGRWEERHTPASFTYAAHQAFFAGFLPTPVTPGRHSRPFALRFEGSETTGPGTCVLDAPDLVTGLAGRGYHTVCIGGTGFFNQKNPLGRVLPGLFSEAHWAPELGVTDPQSTENQASLAVKILGSLPREQRVFLFINVSALHQPNRHYVPGATEDSKATHAAALAYVDSQLPPLFQALRRRGPAFCIVCSDHGTAYGEDGYTGHRLGHPVVWTVPYGQFVLPVDSAP from the coding sequence ATGCATGACCTGAACGCGCTGGTCGGCACGCACGACCTGCTCTTCCTCACGCTGGACACGCTCCGCTACGACGTGGCGCGGGAGGAGTTGGAAGCAGGCCGCACCCCCACCCTGGCCGCGCTGCTGCCCGGCGGCCGGTGGGAGGAGCGGCACACCCCGGCGAGCTTCACCTACGCCGCGCACCAGGCCTTCTTCGCGGGCTTCCTCCCCACCCCTGTCACTCCGGGCCGGCACTCGCGCCCCTTCGCCCTGCGCTTCGAGGGCAGCGAGACGACAGGCCCCGGCACCTGCGTGCTGGACGCGCCGGACCTCGTCACGGGCCTGGCCGGGCGCGGCTATCACACGGTGTGTATTGGCGGGACGGGGTTCTTCAACCAGAAGAACCCCTTGGGCCGCGTCCTCCCAGGCCTCTTCTCCGAGGCGCACTGGGCCCCGGAACTGGGCGTCACCGACCCCCAATCCACGGAAAATCAGGCATCACTCGCAGTGAAAATCCTGGGGTCGCTGCCCCGGGAGCAGCGGGTGTTCCTGTTCATCAACGTCTCCGCGCTGCACCAGCCCAACCGGCACTACGTGCCCGGGGCAACGGAGGACTCCAAGGCGACGCACGCGGCGGCGCTGGCGTACGTGGACAGTCAGCTGCCGCCCCTGTTCCAGGCGCTGCGACGGCGCGGCCCGGCGTTCTGCATCGTGTGCTCGGACCACGGCACGGCGTACGGCGAGGACGGCTACACGGGGCACCGGCTGGGGCACCCGGTGGTGTGGACGGTGCCCTATGGCCAGTTCGTGCTGCCGGTAGACTCCGCGCCATGA